The window AACAGCACCTTCCCATTAGAGCTCAGGAAATAAGGCTATTCTTGACGGGTTTGATTATACATGCAcatatactttatttttaatattacatATCTTACCAATTATATTGAGAATAAACGCTTTTTTCAATTCCTTACCATTGATTCGAACGATAAAATAGTCTTCTACACGTCAAAGAATACTATTTAGTCTCCAATCATTTAAGTAATTAGTCTAAAAGCGATTTTTGACGTATTATTATCAAGCAATAGATCACTATTTATAGGGACCACTTAATTCAATTATTTGAATGGTTGAGACCGATTAGACTAATTACTTAAATGGTTAGAGATTTCGAATTATGAAGAGTCACTTTATCTTttagataaatattatttattctaatatttgtagataaaatacagaaaaaatgACTTTTAGttagtcatttttaattttaaaaattctcatatttttttagatttaatatttataattgaaaatttaagattaaaaatttATGACTTAATGGttagaatttaagataaataaaataattttaaaatattttattaatattgatTAAAGAAAAAGTTAATTCCTGATATTACTCATATTTGTGTTAAATACCATTATTCTAATCTTTTTAAATTCGTgaccaattttttataaaatttatttaacctATGTTATATAGTTAAGATAAGACGTAAATATAAagggagagagaaaaaaatgtttttttttttttcaatctatAGTATGCATTTACTTTCAAAAACAGAATACAAATATAGAGTaataaaaagtagaaaaaaaaattgtatgtcATCTCTATTGTAGGTtttaaaaagtatataaattaaatacataaaatttgTGTCATTATTAGACACAACATGACATGTATATATACCTATCTCTATGTTCAAATATATTTctgtattttatatctttttattcGTATCTTATGAAATCAAGCATAATCTTATAAAATATAAGATGCAAAAATTTGTATATTAGAGCACACTATAAAATGTCTTGTTCTAAtaatctttaattttaattttaaatgcaTTTTGAATCTGTGTCTTTATTTCTATCTTATTATTCCAACTACTAAATGATACATAAATCGTACTATATGGTATTCAATAAGGACAATATTCAGATTGGTGGGTGGAACTAGATGGAATATTAGAGAAgggcaaaaattaattttacaataaaataagacaaaaatagaattcataacatatgtATTATATtacgtgtatactaaaatcagctactaaagtcagccatcagtataaaatatatactagaatataaatacacattgaaaataaattaaactacacatgtatttatacataaatacattggtggctgattttagtggctaattttagcatacaaatagcatttttgtttatttttattccttGTGTGTATTCTCTTTACACTTTGAGTATGTAAGAGTAAGCACCACTCATCAACAATGTTGTATTCATATTTGCGTAACATAGGTATGATGAAAAAGGCAGAGATGAGAGAAGAGGTGAATGTTGGGTCAGAGCTAGCTATGGTAGCAAACAACATAATCACAAGGATGGCTTTGAGAAGGAGGTGTTGTGATGTTGGAGGTGAAGGCCACCAACTCATTGAGCTTGTGAAGGAGATGACTGAGCTTGGTGGAAAGTTCAACTTGGGAGACATGTTGTGGTTTGTGAAGATGTTTGATTTGCAAGGGTTTGGAAAGAGGCTTGAGAGTGTTAGGAGTAGGTATGATGCTATAATGGAGAGGATCATGAAGGAGCATCAAGATGCAAGAAGGAATAGAAAGACTATTATTGGAGATGAAGCAGTGAAGGATTTGCTTGATGTTTTGCTTGATATCTATGCTGATCAAAGTTCTGAGATTAGATTAACAAGAGAAAATATTAAAGCCTTCATTATGGTAAGTAACAATAgatattttcattaaaaaaatgttacttctattatattttttatacactctatatagtaatatatattaaataagggACATTTTTGTTCAaccaataaattttatttttgaaaattaaaaaaaaaataattaaaaattaaaatattcgatATGAAACTCTTTGAGTGCTAAATTAGGGTGTTTAttctaaattataatatattatcttgaaaacattaaaaatacataagagaatgttaacaaaataaatagaaagatatatatttttacataaaatattatgttaacttacatattattttaaaaaaatgaaaaaaatcaacTCTCTTTTTAGTCAACAATCATCTAATTTTGCATTCTTTCTTAATACAATAATAACCCAAACAATTTGCCTTTTACTTaagttaaaaatttatatgcagtTGTCCTCGtataaaattgataattgaaaattgttagattataatttaattaaatttattaaatcatctaataatttttaaatattaactttacataaaaatatctGATTGCTTATTTTATACTAATTGGGTGTGGAGATCACTCCAATAATGTAAATTCTATATCTCATCAAATGGTAAATATTGTGTCCTGCACATGATCATCTACACAAATAACGCAATTCATGTATTAAAATATTGGATATATAAGAACAAATcaatctgtatatgatgctttaatATAGTAAAGTGGAAAATTAATTGAAGTAATTAATCAAAACATTTGGCAGAACATGATTGGTGCTGGAACAGAGACATCGGCAGTTACAATAGAATGGGCATTATCTGAGTTAATAAACCACCCAGAAATGATGTCAAAGGCAAGAGAAGAAATCGATTCAATAGTTGGTAAGAACAGATTGGTAGAGGAATCAGATATTGAAAATCTTCCCTATCTTCAATCCGTAGTAAAAGAAACAATGAGGCTTCACCCAACTGGACCCTTAATTGTGAGACAATCAACTGAAGATTGCAGCGTTAATGGATACCATATTCCGTCAAAAACCACTGTGTTTGTGAATGTTTGGAGTATTGGGAGGGACCCAAGTTACTGGAAGGAGCCACTTGAGTTCATGCCAGAGAGGTTCATGAATGAAGAGGGAGAGAGTGAGTTGGATTTGAAGGGACAGAATTTTGAGTTGTTGTCGTTTGGTGCTGGGAGAAGGAGTTGTCCTGGTGCTGCATTGGCTTTGAATGTTGTTCATACAACGTTGGCTGCTATGATTCAGTGCTTTGAATGGAAGGGTAATAATGGGATTGTTGATATGGAGGAAGGGCCTGGAATGGCACTTCCTAGGGCACATCCCTTGTTGTGTATTCCTGTGGTTAGACTCTGTCCTTTTGAGAAGACTCGGTTTTCATTTGATTAGATAATATTTAGTTTCTGTATCTTAATTATTAGTGAATAAAGTATATGTGGACTTACCTAAAATGTTAAAGAAATTGTGAAATGTATGTAGTCCAGTGTGCAATAAAATAGAGTTCAATATGCTCTTCTCATATGTTAGCCAAGGAGAAAatgtaaacaaaaaataatttatctgaTTTGAACCAACATTCAAGTTTGTGTTTATTTAGAtactaataattaaatctaaGGATGAACAGAAAAAGTGTATGTGGGTGAGAAAGATgtttaaaatctcttaaaataatGGTAAGTGTTTAAAGTGTATTGTTATGTGTATATTtcttttatgaatatttttttgaaaGGAAGCGAGCTCAACACACTAAGTGGAGTGTACAAGAGACATAATATGAACTATAGTAACATCTATCTCATCTCCAGCCGAGCCATCAGCAACATGATTTATTTTGACACCATTTCTTAGCGCACCAAAACAACCTAGAAACACAGTCTACTAGCCATATATTTCATATACGAAGAAGAACCCCACTAATCATGTTTTCCTCCCGTCTTTCCTTAAGGGTATTGTCCTCCAACTCTCAAAGTGCTCCTTTATGGATCCTGGGAGGCTCCTTTATGGATCCTTGGAGGCTCCATGCACAACCCACATAACTAATCCATGCATACCACACCTGCCAAGCGTACTCACACGTAACAAATAAATGATGTATAgtttcaatttccttgttacaCATAACACAGACATTATTACTTTGTTCAATGATGCCCAAACAACTCAGACGATCCTTTGTATTTACTTGACCAACAAGTACAAACCAAGAAAATAACTCTACTCGAGGGGGCACCAGTCTTTTCCAAATTCTATTTGTGAACTTATAGTTGAGGATGTCTTCTGTTACCGTCTGTACCTGcagaatctgcacaaatgagttagtagtatAAACGCCTTCCTT is drawn from Arachis hypogaea cultivar Tifrunner chromosome 12, arahy.Tifrunner.gnm2.J5K5, whole genome shotgun sequence and contains these coding sequences:
- the LOC112727661 gene encoding cytochrome P450 93A3, with product MADFGTYSLLLLIWVASTLFLRVIFTKHGINNRSRNLPRSPIALPIIGHLYLLRKLPHQSFHKISTSYGPLVYLLFGSKACVLVSSPEMARQCLKTHETCFLNRPKRTNLDYITYGSSDFVLAPYGPYWRFMKKLCMTELLGGRILQQHLPIRAQEIRLFLTGMMKKAEMREEVNVGSELAMVANNIITRMALRRRCCDVGGEGHQLIELVKEMTELGGKFNLGDMLWFVKMFDLQGFGKRLESVRSRYDAIMERIMKEHQDARRNRKTIIGDEAVKDLLDVLLDIYADQSSEIRLTRENIKAFIMNMIGAGTETSAVTIEWALSELINHPEMMSKAREEIDSIVGKNRLVEESDIENLPYLQSVVKETMRLHPTGPLIVRQSTEDCSVNGYHIPSKTTVFVNVWSIGRDPSYWKEPLEFMPERFMNEEGESELDLKGQNFELLSFGAGRRSCPGAALALNVVHTTLAAMIQCFEWKGNNGIVDMEEGPGMALPRAHPLLCIPVVRLCPFEKTRFSFD